CATTTATTGCTTTGGAATAGACTATTAAAAAATCAGACAATTATAGTTCTCATTATGACGGAACTTTTTCTTTAAAAATTTAGTTTAATTTGCTGTTTGCACAATAAAAGCTTTACAATTTCCGATTATTGTCAAGTGAGAATTGTAGTTTTACGGCTTGTTAGGATTTTCAATCTGCTTTAACTACTCCAAAACTTAAAAAACAAAAATTAATTAATCCACATTTTATCTTGATTACTTATGAAGTACTTCCTACGCTTTTTTTTCTTTGGTTTTTTTGATGGCATTGGTTACTGTTTCCGGAAATCAAGTTTCTGCTCAAAGCAGTACTGAAATGCTTGAAAAATTCCAGAAACTTTTTGCAGGTGAAGAAAAACAACAAAACACTTACTACAACAAAAACAAACAAAAAGTCAGTGTTACCATTCAGGATTTGGAATGGACAGATGTGCTGACCTATAGTTCTGTAAAAGATAATTTAGCTTCTGCTTTGTCGGGAAGTACTAATTTGAATGTGAAAGAAATCAACTTCATGCCCGATTTTGACGAAGGTTTTTACTTTTTAAGTTTTAATCTTGAAGAGGCTGATGCCACAAAGGTAGTCATACTGGATGTTGCCGGTCGGGAAATTCACAGTGAAAGTATTGATGAATTTTCAGGCACCTATGAAAGCAGAATTAATATTCCGGCAAATCAAAAAGGCACTTACTTCTTAAAAGTTGTTCAGGGGTTCAGCCTGTTAAACAAAAAACTGGTCATTGAGTAAAATCTATTAAGCAATTTAATTATTTTGAAACAATAAGCTAAATTGTTTGAAGATTTAGATTTGAAATATCAAAACTCTTGAAATACTGAACAGGATTTTGGTTTTTTGGTTTTTTGTTTTGGTATTTGGTAATTTAGAGATAAATAGGATTGCTACACCCTGTATATATATGACTTGAATCCCTTAAAAATGAAATGCCGGATATGATATTAATCGTATCCGGCATTTTTTATGTGTATTATTTAACCCCAATGTTTGCTATGCAAGTCAAAAACTTAATAACAACAGTCGGAGTCATTTATGAAGACAATGATATTGTAGTGGTCAATAAACCTGCTCATATACTGAGTATTCCCGACAGATTTAATCCGGATATCCCAAACATTCAGTCGTTTTTACAAAACAGATTAGGGCGAGTTTGGACAATACATCGGTTGGACAGGGAAACAAGCGGAATTTTATGTTTTGCTAAAAACGAAGAAGCACATCGTCATATCTCCCTTCAATTCGAAAAACATACGGTCAGAAAAATTTACCATGCTATAGTCGAAGGCATTTTGTCCGAACCCGTAGCAGAAATAGATCTGCCAATTGCTGAAATTCCATCCAAACGAGGGGTAATGCATATTAACCGTCTTCACGGTAAACCTTCAGTCAGTAAATACAGAATCATTGAGCAGTTTAAAAACTTTGCTTATGTTGAAGTTCTGCTCACTACGGGGAGAACTCATCAAATCAGAGTACATTTTCAAGCAATTGGCCATCCATTGGCTGTAGATCCTGTCTATGGTGGTAAAGAGGCTTTTTATCTTTCTTCAGTTAAAAGGCATTACCATGTTAAAAAAAACGAAGAAGAGAAACCAATGATTGATCGGGTTACCCTTCATGCCTTTTCACTTGAGTTGATTCATCCCATGAATGAAAAACCGGTTTATTTTTCTGCACCTTTACCTAAGGATATCGCTGCAATGATCAATCAGCTTCGCCAATATAACCGTTTATCTGATTAGTTATCAATTTTTTACTCATGAAACTCGTTTTCGCTACACACAATAGCCATAAACTCCGCGAAGTGCAAGACATGATTGGCAACAAAGTTGACTTGATAAGTCTCCTTGATTTAGAATTTAACGAGGATATAGCGGAACCTTTTCCGAGTTTGGAAGAAAACGCTTTGATTAAAGCCAGAACAATTCATCAACGTTTCAATATGAATTGTTTTGCAGAAGATACCGGACTTGAAATAGACAGCTTAGGCGGAGAGCCGGGCGTTTTGAGTGCCCGTTATGCAGGTGAAAATAAGAATTCGGAAGAAAATATTCGGTTGGTATTATCGAAAATGAAAGGAATAACTAATCGGTCTGCTCAGTTCAGAACAGTATTAGCATTGATTTTAAATAATAAGGAATATTTTTTCGAAGGAATAATCCGAGGCAACATTTCTGCTGAAAAAAGCGGAACAAAAGGGTTTGGTTACGATCCGATTTTTGTTCCTTTAGGATATACTAAATCTTTTGCTGAAATGACTGCCGCAGAGAAAAACAAAATTAGCCATAGATATAAAGCTATTGAGCAATTGGCCATTTTTTTAAAACATATAAACAATGGGGAAAATTGAAACCTATTGTTCTAAATAAATTTTTAACAGATAATAAGTCGCATAAAAAGACGATTAGGTCGTAGAGATAAGAGTGTTTTCTTAGTTTTATTGAAGGTAAAAGGAAAAATATTTTCAAAGTTTTATTGGTAATATTGCAGGCATCGGGTTAGCCTGTAAATTAGTCCTTCTCAAAAACATCCTTCATTTTTTCAAAAAAACTGCGCCTTTTTTGTGGAGGGTTGTCTTTTTCATTATTGGTTTTAGTCTTTTCATCAGGTTTTTGACCGTTTACTGTTTGACCTGGAGGTGGAGGGGTTACTTTTTGTTTGGGCTTTAAGATATATTCACCGTTGGGTGAAATCTCAAATTCGTTGTTGTTGTCCTCAGCCTCAATATTTGTAGGAATTTCCCAAAGATTTTCGACATAAGGCGGGCAATCGAGCAAACCGGATAAATATTCCGGTAAATTTGGGAAGTCTTCATAAATCAGGAACTTATAATCTTTGTGTTCATAAAGCTGCCGGAAAAATTCTGCCCAAATAGGCAAAGCGGTGTTTGCACCCTGACCTAATGAAATACTGTTGAACCTGATTAACCTGTTTGAACCTCCGACCCAGGCGCCTGCAACATATTTGGGCGTTATACCCATAAACCATCCGTCTGTTTGATTTTGAGTAGTTCCGGTTTTCCCACCAACTGCACTGTTAATGTTATATTTATTCCTGATTCTTTGGGCTGTTCCGTCATTTACAACCTCCTGTAACATTTCGAGCATGAGTGCTGCTGTTTCGGCTGAAATAACTTTTGTTTTTTCGCCACTTACCGTAAAGGCCTGTAAAATTCTTCCGTTTCTATCCGTAATTTTATTCAGGTAAACCGGTTTAACGCTATAGCCTTTGTTGGGAAAAATACTGTATGCGCTCATCATTTCCTGCAAAGAAATATCGGCAGCACCCAAGGCAATTGAAGGCATGGAAGGTATCTGGCTGTTGATACCGGCTAATTTTGCAATTTTCAATACTTCATTTACACCTGTTTCCAGTATAATCTGAACAGAAACTGTATTGACCGAACTTGTCAAAGCACCGGACATAGAATAAAAACCGCCATATTTTTCATCCGAGTTTTGAGGAGTCCAGTTTTGGTAATCTTCGTAAGTTCTCAGTTCGTTGGGAAAATAATTGCAGGGGGGCATATTGTTTTCAATTGCTGTCGCATATACAATTGGTTTAAAAGTTGAGCCTACCTGCCGTTTGGCTTTAGTATGGTCAAACTGAAAATCGCGATGACTTATGCTTCCCACCCATGCCTTTACTTGTCCCGTAGAAGCTTCCATTACCATAAAACCCGTGTTTAAAAACATCTGATAATAGATAATGGAATCAAGAGGAGATAAATTTTTTTCGACAATTCCAGGTTTGCCACTTTCCCATTCAAAAAGTCGCATGGGTACTTTAGTTTTAAAAACCTTGTCAATTTCTGCCTCCGTAAGACCCTGTGATTTCAGATTTAAATAACGCGCGGATTGTTTTTTTGCCTGAACAATATATTCCTGATTACTCCCCCAGGGTTTTTTAGTTTTCCAGTGATTTTGAAAGGACTTTTGTAAGTCAGACATGTTTTTACTGACAGAATTTTGAGCAATTGTCTGCATCCTTGAATCAATCGTAGTATAAACTTTCAACCCATCTGTGTAGAGGTTGTATGGTTTTCCATCCGGTTTAAGGTGAGTTTTGCACCAGTCTTTCAACTCGAGCCGGAGTTGTTCTCTGAAATGGGGTGCTAAACCATCACTTGCCGACTCACGGTTGTACTTTAACCCCAAAGGCTTTTTTTTGAATTCTTCAGTTTTGGCTTTAGTCAGGTAATTGTATTTAGACATTTGGTCAAGTACCACATTTCGGCGGGAAAGTGATTTCTCCGGATTTATACGAGGATTGTAGGAAGTAGGGGCTTTTAACATGCCAATCAGAGTTGCCGCTTGTTCAGCATCTAATTTTGCCGGCGATTTGCTGAAAAACCTGCGTGAAGCTGCGTCTATTCCAAAAACATCTTCGCCAAAAGAGACGGTGTTCAGATAGAGCGTTAAAACATCGTTTTTGTTATATACTTTTTCCAATCGTCCTGCTATTATAGCTTCACGGGTTTTATTGACCGGCATAGTGAGAAACCCGTGATTTTTTCTGGGAAACAAGTTTTTAATCAATTGCTGACTAATTGTGCTACCTCCCCCAGCACTGTCATCTCTAAGCAATATTGATTTAATTAAAACCCTGAACAAACTTCGTGTATCAACGCCCTCATGGCGGAAAAACCGGGCATCTTCGGTAGCAATCAAAGCATTCACTGCATAAGGTGAAATGTCAATAAACTTAACGATTGTGCGGTTTTCAAGGTAATATTTACCCATCAAAACATTGTCAGACGAATAAATTTCTGTGGCAACTGCGTTTTGAATATTTCTTAAGTCGTCTTCTGCGGGAATTTCACCAAAAGCACCATACAGGACAGAATAATAAAAACCAAGCGCTAAAATTGCAGTCAAACTTAGACCAAAAACCATCACTTTCAGTGCTGCTATTATTTTTGGACGAAGATTTTCCCAAATTTCCCTGTAATCTGTTGGTTTATTATTCATAAGTCTTGATTCATCAATATTTACATACTAATTGTCCGGTGTTTCGGTTGAGAGATTACTCTGATTATTATCTAATCTCTTAATTGAACAGGTTTAGCTTTTTTGGTTCGGTAACGCATATTCAGAAGTTCCACGCCCAAGGAGAAAAACATACTGACATAAATATAACCCTTCGGAACATGTTGATGGAAACCTTCTGCCAAAAGCATAAATCCGATGAGCAACAAAAAGGCTAAAGCGAGCATTTTTACCGTAGGATGTTGCTCAATAAATTTTGCGATTGAATTGACAAAAATCAGCATGACCACCATAGAAATTACAACGGCAATAATCATAATTTCGACATGTTTAGCCAAACCTACTGCTGTTAAGATTGAATCGAACGAAAAAACCATGTCAATAAGTACAATCTGAACGATGATTGCCCCAAATGTGTTGAACTTTTTAACTTCATCTTTTAATTCTTCACCCTCCAATTTGTGGTGAATTTCAGAGGTTGCTTTATAGAGAAGGAACAACCCACCGAGAATTAAAATCAAATCCCTCCAGCTCAGGGCAAAATCCAGACCAAATTGATTGAAGTTAAAAATAGGTTGTGTTAATCCGATAATAAAGGAAATGCCTAATAATAAGGCAATTCTAAAAATAAGTGCTAAGGAAAGTCCCAATCTTCTGGCTTTAGGTTGCTGTTCATTTGGAAGCCTCCCGGTTATGATGGATAAGAAAACGAGATTATCAATTCCCAACACAACTTCCATAAGTGTGAGGGTCAGTAAACTGATGATTGCTTCGGGAGTAAACAAAAATTCCATGTTGAATAATTTATGTTGTTGACGTATTATAGTATTTAAATTTTTACCTTACTTTGTGTTACCAAATTTCATAGCTATTTTTCAGGCAAATAAGCAAAGCATTTGTAAACCTGATGCCGGTAAATACAGGTTGCCTTCATCAGGAGGGGTTTCCGTCTAAAAAGAAGCGATTTGCAATGTTCAGAGGTTATTGTTCAATTTAATTTTGTGCGAAGTTAAACACATACAATTATGTTAGGAATATACAGCGAAATAATTATTATAAGCCTGATGGGTTTATTTGGAGGTTTTATTTTCAGCTTGCAAAAAGGGCAAATGGTCTTGCCGCACAAAGAAAACTCCAAAAGTATCAATCTTGGCTTTTTGTCCAATTGTTTGTTTGGAATTGCAGGGGCAATTGTTATTTTTTTAATAGTTCCGGGCGATTTTGAGTTTAACAATCCACAATCTTCCGATTTTATAAAGTCTTTGGCTACAGCCCTTATCGGTGGATGGGGCGGGCTGACTATTATTGAGAAGGCTTTTTCGAGCAGTCTGACCGAGATTGAAAAGAAATTGAAGGCAAAAGAAGAGCAGGAAAAAACAGATGTGGTCAACAAAGAAGAAATTACTTTGTATTTAAACAGTTCAACTTCTGCGAGCTTAACTGAACGCGAGATTTCTGATAAAATCAAACAAAGCTCGCCTTTGACACGTAGCGCAATTTTTACCGAAGCCCAAAAGGTGAGAAGTGAAACCTGGAACTCGAACAAAAAAAGAATGGAACGTACTGTTCCGGTTTTTGAAGCATTGGCAGATTCTGCGGAAGGAGAAGAAAACACACATCATGTATTTGGCCAACTTGGGTTTGCACTCAAAGATCAAACTAATCCAAATTATTCGGAGGCAAAGGAAAACCTCGACAAAGCCATTGCTCTGAGAGATAAAAACAAATCCGGTGGTTTCTCGTGGTATGAATTTAACCGTGCTATCTGTCTTATTAACTCCGACCCCCGGTTTAAAGCCAAATCTCCATCAGAAAGCAATCTTAAAGATTCAATCACTTCTGATTTAAGAATTGCCTTTGCTGATGCGCTTTTAATGCAAAGGTTAGAAAAGAATGCAAGTCTTTCGGGTGGCGATCAGGACATTTTAACCATCCGAGAATGGCTGGAACTTAATAATGTCTCCGGTTCTTCGGTAGGAATTGGTTGGATTGATCCTGCCAGATAATTTCTGAGCTTCGAAAAAGTTACTGCTTTGGTTTTGATGAACTAAAAAACCCCATCCGCCAGATAGAGGGATGGGGTTTTTAAGGTAACTACCCTTTAATTTAAGCCTTTAGTTTTAGTGGATAAATATTAATTGGGCAGGGTCGCTCCAGTCTCCTTCACCTTGTCCGTTTACACATCGGGCTTGAACCCAAATATTCCTGCCAAGTGTCAGACCGGTTATGGTAATAGAAGGACTCAGTGTGTTTGAAAGGATAATCCAGACCGGTTCAGGTGTCAAATCATCATAGGTGTAACGAAACTGGTACATGATGGCATACGGATCTGAATCAAGTTTAGCATCGGCTGTACCGGATAATTTGCCGTAATCTACGGATAGATTCATGCCTCTTCCGGGAATCGGCAGTGTAGTTTTAGAGCCGCTGTAATATTCAAAACCGGAAACCGATAATTTTGCAGGGTCATTAGCCGCTACTCCCTCAATGTAGTTTACTAATATCCTTAATGCGGCTAATAATTCGGCTTTTTTCTGTTTTTTAGTCAGATTTTTTGATTTCCCTCCATCTGATGCCGCAGCAATCGCTGCCATAAAAGCATCATAAATTGTGGTTAGCTGAATAATAGTAGGATTAGGTGTCGTGTAAATCAAGCTGGCAGAGAGGACTGTTATCACCGAAAAAGTGAATGTAGCTAAACCGCTATACGATAGCTTCGTGAAATTTAATCTGATTTTGTAAATGGCCATGGCTTTTAAGATTTAAAAGTTGAAAAAATGTTTTTGTTTTTTTAGTATTTATTTTAGTAGCAGTAAATAATTCTTTATTTGCTCTATTAAACGAAATTTTTGCTTAGTTAGTTGCATGTCCGTTAATTTTTTTTTAAAAAAAATGCAGTTTCAGTTGTTTTTTACATAAAATTTTTTATGAAGCCTTGCAAAATGGGGCTTGAGGCAGGAACTGAAAAAATAAAAAAAACTGAAATTCCCGACAGGTTAATGGAGTACCAAACTGAATCAAAGGTGATTCAAACTGAATCAAAGGTGATTCAAACTGAATCAAAGGTGATTCAAACTGAATCAAAGGTGATTCAAACTGAATCAAAGGTGATTCAAACTGAATCAAAGGTGATTCAAACTGAATCAAAGGTGATTCAAACTGAATCAAAGGTGATTCAAACTGAATCAAAGGTGATTCAAACTGAATCAAAGGTGATTCAAACTGAATCAAAGGTGATTCAAACTGAATCAAAGGTGATTCAAACTGAATCAAAGGTGATTCAAACTGAATCAAAGGTGATTCAAACTGAATCAAAGGTGATTCAAACTGAATCAAAGGTGATTCAAACTGAATCAAAGGTGATTCAAACTGAATCAAAGGTGATTCAAACTGAATCAAAGGTGATTCAAACTGAAGCAAAGGTGATTCAAACCGAAGCAAAGGTGATTCAAACTGAATCAAAGGTGATTCAAACTGAATCAAAGGTGATTGAAACCTAAGCAAAGGTGATTGAAACCTAAGCAAAGGTGATTGAAACCTAAGCAAAGGTGATTCAACTCAAATCAAAGGAGAATGAAGAAGTCAGGAGGATAAAACAAACTAATTTTAACTAAAAGAACCCACCCATAACACCTCCGAGGAGAGGAATTTAAAGACGTTTGTCAGTATCTGATGGTTCAAAATGAAATTATAGTGGGTATAAGGTAATAAGGTTTTGATAACAAGAAAGTACTCGGTTACTAATTACTAAGGTAATAAGGTTTATATCACTTTTAGTTTTTCACTTACTTGTTTTTCACTTACTTGTTTTTCACTTACTTGTTTTTCACTTTTTAGTTTTTTACTTATCGCACAACCATCACACGGATTTGTTTGGTCAGTCCGGTTTCAGTTCTCAATTGCGCGATATAAGTTGCTGCCGGTAAGTCTTGGGTGTTGAAGCCGATATTGTATTCGGATTGTTCAGCGACCATATCGTCAAACAGAATTGCAATTTCTTTTCCTTCGGTTGAATAGATGGTTAGCCGCATTTTTTCAATGGTATTGGTATTAAAAGAAAGTACGGTAAAATTGTCGGTAGGATTAGGGGCAGCAGTTAGCTGTATTAGTTCTGTTTCATCGGTTTTAAATCCTCTGATAGCATTGGTTACGTTGTAGGTCTGAACCAGTGTGTTACCGCCACAATCAGTAATGGTTACCGTATAATAACCGGCAGATAAGCCGGAATAAGTATGTGTTCCGTTTGAAGAAGTAAGTGTTGCAGTAGCTATAAGCGGTGACCATGAATAATTGTAAAAGGCACCGCCGGTACAGGGAACTCCTCCTGAAACATTAAGGGTAATAGCACCGTTGCCGAGCAAAGTCATACTGCTGTTTTTGGTGATGGTAACCGACGTTACAACCAAAGGAGATCCACAGGTATTGACCGTAACCGTTGTACTTGCAGAAGCAGTACAACCACCTGTGCCCGTCACTGTAACTGTGTAAACTCCTGCCATGGCTAAAGTAGCACTTGTCCTGATTGGATTTTGTGCCGAAGAGCTGAAGCCGCCAGGTCCGTTCCATATATAACTTGTTCCACCACTCGATGTCAGGTTGATATTACTACCCGTACAAACCGGAGAATTGCTCGAAGCAACGGGGTTGGGTAAGGGGTTAATTGTAACTGTTTTTGAAGACGAAGCAGTACATCCCGCAGCATTCGTAACAGTAACGGTATAGACCCCCGCATTAACTGAAGCAGTATTCGCTATATAGGCCAATGCAGTGGTTGACGTAAAGGAATTGGGTCCGCTCCAGGCATAGGAAATACCGCCCGAAGCCGTTAAACTAAGGGGTTTGGTGGCACAAATTGTTGTTGCTCCTGTAATGCCCGGAGTTGGTTTGGGTGAAGTGGTTACCGAAGTACTCGCACTTGCCGTGCAACCACCCGAATAAGTAACGGTTACATAATAAGTACCTGCCATCGAAGCAGTTACCGGGGTTCTGACCGGGTTTTGTTGTGTAGAAGAAAACAGGTTAGGGCCGCTCCATTGGTAGGATGCCCCAGAGGAGACGGTCAGTTGCAATATGCCGCCAATACATGCGGGGCTGTTACTTCCGGCTGTCGCAGATGCAGCACTCGACACATTGACAGTATGCGATGCGGTTGTCGAGCAGCCGGATGTATTTGTAACAGTTACAGCGTATAATCCTGATGCATTGACTCCTGCGTTATTAATGTTGGCATTTGCACCTGTGGTCATAAATCCGTTGGGTCCGCTCCAAACGTAAGTAGTTCCTCCACTTGCTATCAAATTGATATTGCCCCCGACACAGATATTTGTAGTACCTGCAATAGAAGCAGTAGGTAAAGTATGAACCGAAACATTAAAGTTAGCCGATGCAGAACAGCCACCGGAATTGGTAACGGTTACAGAATAAAGTCCGGCATTGGCCGAGGATGCATTAGAAATATTGACTTGTTGGGTACTATAAACTGAACCACCCGGAGCGCTCCAAATATAACTTGCACCGGTCGAAGCGTTGAGTGAAATATTCTGACCAACACAAACTGCGGCTGTTCCGGTAATAGTGGCTGTTGTAGTTCCATTTACTGATACAGTAGTACTTACAGCAACTGCACAACCTTCAGCATTGGTTATCGTAACTACGTAAATACCCGACATTCCGGTCGTCGCATTTGGACGGATGGGATTTTGTGCAGATGAAATAAAACCATTGGGCCCACTCCACTGATAAGAAACTCCCCCCTCAGCTTGCAGTTCAATAGTTCCGTTTACACATACCGGACTATTGCTGCTTGCGGTTCCTGACGCTATAGGTAATACCATCACTGTTGCAAAACAAGAAGATGTATGCCCGGCGGCATCTGCTACTGTCAATGTTACGGTATTAGCACCGGAATTAGCGCAGGTAAAATTAGAAGGAAAAACATTCATTGAAACAGTACTGCAATTATCAGTACTGTTATTGCTGATTTGTGCAGCAGTAATTGTCGCTGTACCGGCATTGAGTGTAACACTGATATCCTGACAAACTGCAACAGGCGAAACAAGATCTTGAACCGTTACACTTGCAGCACATGTGCTTGAATTACCCGTGCCATCTGAGGCAGTAAGTGTAACCGTGTTTACGCCTAAGTTCAAACAGGTCAAGACAGAAGGATAGACTGATAAA
This is a stretch of genomic DNA from Sphingobacteriales bacterium. It encodes these proteins:
- a CDS encoding T9SS type A sorting domain-containing protein, whose amino-acid sequence is MLEKFQKLFAGEEKQQNTYYNKNKQKVSVTIQDLEWTDVLTYSSVKDNLASALSGSTNLNVKEINFMPDFDEGFYFLSFNLEEADATKVVILDVAGREIHSESIDEFSGTYESRINIPANQKGTYFLKVVQGFSLLNKKLVIE
- a CDS encoding RluA family pseudouridine synthase encodes the protein MQVKNLITTVGVIYEDNDIVVVNKPAHILSIPDRFNPDIPNIQSFLQNRLGRVWTIHRLDRETSGILCFAKNEEAHRHISLQFEKHTVRKIYHAIVEGILSEPVAEIDLPIAEIPSKRGVMHINRLHGKPSVSKYRIIEQFKNFAYVEVLLTTGRTHQIRVHFQAIGHPLAVDPVYGGKEAFYLSSVKRHYHVKKNEEEKPMIDRVTLHAFSLELIHPMNEKPVYFSAPLPKDIAAMINQLRQYNRLSD
- the rdgB gene encoding RdgB/HAM1 family non-canonical purine NTP pyrophosphatase, translated to MKLVFATHNSHKLREVQDMIGNKVDLISLLDLEFNEDIAEPFPSLEENALIKARTIHQRFNMNCFAEDTGLEIDSLGGEPGVLSARYAGENKNSEENIRLVLSKMKGITNRSAQFRTVLALILNNKEYFFEGIIRGNISAEKSGTKGFGYDPIFVPLGYTKSFAEMTAAEKNKISHRYKAIEQLAIFLKHINNGEN
- a CDS encoding transglycosylase domain-containing protein: MNNKPTDYREIWENLRPKIIAALKVMVFGLSLTAILALGFYYSVLYGAFGEIPAEDDLRNIQNAVATEIYSSDNVLMGKYYLENRTIVKFIDISPYAVNALIATEDARFFRHEGVDTRSLFRVLIKSILLRDDSAGGGSTISQQLIKNLFPRKNHGFLTMPVNKTREAIIAGRLEKVYNKNDVLTLYLNTVSFGEDVFGIDAASRRFFSKSPAKLDAEQAATLIGMLKAPTSYNPRINPEKSLSRRNVVLDQMSKYNYLTKAKTEEFKKKPLGLKYNRESASDGLAPHFREQLRLELKDWCKTHLKPDGKPYNLYTDGLKVYTTIDSRMQTIAQNSVSKNMSDLQKSFQNHWKTKKPWGSNQEYIVQAKKQSARYLNLKSQGLTEAEIDKVFKTKVPMRLFEWESGKPGIVEKNLSPLDSIIYYQMFLNTGFMVMEASTGQVKAWVGSISHRDFQFDHTKAKRQVGSTFKPIVYATAIENNMPPCNYFPNELRTYEDYQNWTPQNSDEKYGGFYSMSGALTSSVNTVSVQIILETGVNEVLKIAKLAGINSQIPSMPSIALGAADISLQEMMSAYSIFPNKGYSVKPVYLNKITDRNGRILQAFTVSGEKTKVISAETAALMLEMLQEVVNDGTAQRIRNKYNINSAVGGKTGTTQNQTDGWFMGITPKYVAGAWVGGSNRLIRFNSISLGQGANTALPIWAEFFRQLYEHKDYKFLIYEDFPNLPEYLSGLLDCPPYVENLWEIPTNIEAEDNNNEFEISPNGEYILKPKQKVTPPPPGQTVNGQKPDEKTKTNNEKDNPPQKRRSFFEKMKDVFEKD
- a CDS encoding TerC family protein, yielding MEFLFTPEAIISLLTLTLMEVVLGIDNLVFLSIITGRLPNEQQPKARRLGLSLALIFRIALLLGISFIIGLTQPIFNFNQFGLDFALSWRDLILILGGLFLLYKATSEIHHKLEGEELKDEVKKFNTFGAIIVQIVLIDMVFSFDSILTAVGLAKHVEIMIIAVVISMVVMLIFVNSIAKFIEQHPTVKMLALAFLLLIGFMLLAEGFHQHVPKGYIYVSMFFSLGVELLNMRYRTKKAKPVQLRD
- a CDS encoding T9SS type A sorting domain-containing protein encodes the protein MNKFIFIIFLVLLSIRSGAQCVTPISFQQNNQEIIILGSSTGHPLSVQLTASSFNGYNLSCNDANDGWLTALPQGGTPPYSYHWSNGISGTSFYTINNLSIGTYSVTVTDANNCNIASNSVTLTQSAPVTCNASISSTACNTGNSGSIYISASGGVGTLTFTVIGPDQTLVSTNPSFNGLSTGNYTIITSDINNCTCTQILILADDLDPVAICQSALVNLNSSGVVTILPQTIGGNSYDDCGISSLNLSQTEFSCSDVGTKTVVLTVTDSSNHTATCQTNIVIQDVMQPVAVCQNFTLSVNSGGEAYVLPDFINNNSSDNCGISNLSVTPNLFDCSNIGTNIVSLHVTDISGNTSSCLATVTIQDHFAPTASCQNITVQLNSSGNAIISAENINNGSADACGLMGMNISKSSFNCADIGNNPNTVVLTVTDMSGNSATCNSSVLVQDNIPPLAICMPVTVQLNAGGMATITPAQVNNNSTDFCGLNSISLSNSDFNCSDIGLNNIVMTVSDVNGNSGNCTAQITVQDPIAPVALCQNISVTLNSLGTASITAAQINNGSSDNCSISNLTVSPSLFNCSNTGINNVTLTVTDAAGLTGTCTAQVNVIDGVPATALCKNTIVQLNTNGQAFLTPDLINNGSTDNCSAPTLSVYPSVLTCLNLGVNTVTLTASDGTGNSSTCAASVTVQDLVSPVAVCQDISVTLNAGTATITAAQISNNSTDNCSTVSMNVFPSNFTCANSGANTVTLTVADAAGHTSSCFATVMVLPIASGTASSNSPVCVNGTIELQAEGGVSYQWSGPNGFISSAQNPIRPNATTGMSGIYVVTITNAEGCAVAVSTTVSVNGTTTATITGTAAVCVGQNISLNASTGASYIWSAPGGSVYSTQQVNISNASSANAGLYSVTVTNSGGCSASANFNVSVHTLPTASIAGTTNICVGGNINLIASGGTTYVWSGPNGFMTTGANANINNAGVNASGLYAVTVTNTSGCSTTASHTVNVSSAASATAGSNSPACIGGILQLTVSSGASYQWSGPNLFSSTQQNPVRTPVTASMAGTYYVTVTYSGGCTASASTSVTTSPKPTPGITGATTICATKPLSLTASGGISYAWSGPNSFTSTTALAYIANTASVNAGVYTVTVTNAAGCTASSSKTVTINPLPNPVASSNSPVCTGSNINLTSSGGTSYIWNGPGGFSSSAQNPIRTSATLAMAGVYTVTVTGTGGCTASASTTVTVNTCGSPLVVTSVTITKNSSMTLLGNGAITLNVSGGVPCTGGAFYNYSWSPLIATATLTSSNGTHTYSGLSAGYYTVTITDCGGNTLVQTYNVTNAIRGFKTDETELIQLTAAPNPTDNFTVLSFNTNTIEKMRLTIYSTEGKEIAILFDDMVAEQSEYNIGFNTQDLPAATYIAQLRTETGLTKQIRVMVVR